Proteins encoded together in one Pseudomonas arsenicoxydans window:
- the rfbF gene encoding glucose-1-phosphate cytidylyltransferase translates to MKAVILAGGLGTRISEESHLKPKPMIEIGGKPILWHIMKQYSAHGIHDFVICLGYKGYAIKDFFANYFLHTSDVTFDMCNNRMDVHQNYSEPWRVTLIDTGEDTMTGGRLRRAARYLEGEKAFCFTYGDGVSDLNIGALVDFHLAHGKLATVTAVQPPGRYGALERDGDSVKGFIEKPRGDGGWINGGFFVLSPKVLPYIGDDQTSWEAEPLAALASESQLQAFQHDGFWHPMDTLRDKNHLEALWQSGEAPWKQWD, encoded by the coding sequence ATGAAGGCAGTTATTTTGGCGGGTGGCCTGGGCACGCGAATCAGCGAAGAGTCGCACCTCAAGCCCAAGCCGATGATCGAGATCGGCGGCAAGCCAATTCTCTGGCACATCATGAAGCAGTACTCCGCGCACGGAATCCACGATTTCGTGATCTGCCTTGGCTATAAGGGCTACGCGATCAAGGACTTCTTCGCCAACTACTTCCTGCACACCTCCGACGTCACCTTCGACATGTGCAACAACCGCATGGACGTTCACCAGAACTACAGCGAACCGTGGCGCGTCACATTGATCGACACCGGCGAAGACACCATGACCGGTGGCCGTCTGCGCCGCGCCGCGCGTTATCTGGAGGGCGAAAAAGCCTTCTGCTTTACCTACGGAGACGGTGTCTCGGACCTTAATATCGGCGCATTGGTGGACTTTCACCTGGCCCACGGCAAGCTCGCTACCGTCACCGCCGTGCAACCGCCGGGACGTTACGGCGCCCTGGAACGCGACGGTGACAGTGTCAAAGGCTTCATCGAAAAACCACGGGGCGACGGCGGCTGGATCAATGGCGGCTTCTTCGTCCTGTCGCCCAAGGTGTTGCCGTACATCGGCGACGACCAGACTTCCTGGGAAGCAGAGCCCCTGGCGGCATTGGCCAGTGAAAGCCAGCTGCAGGCGTTCCAGCACGACGGTTTCTGGCATCCGATGGACACCCTGCGTGACAAGAATCACCTCGAAGCGTTGTGGCAGAGCGGGGAGGCCCCATGGAAGCAATGGGACTGA
- a CDS encoding class I SAM-dependent methyltransferase, with product MKHELYRVADLPVLQNRTFADPDSARASASADMVLVQDEQSGLIFNQAFDADKLSYDADYQNEQAHSGQFQKHLSDVEGIIARHFKGQELIEVGCGKGYFLELLKGLGYAITGIDPAYEGSNADVIKAPFTRGLGLAADAIVLRHVLEHIQDPVSFLAEMAEANQGGQIYIEVPCFDWILEHRAWFDLFYEHVNYFRLDDLRRMFGTVLEAGHLFGSQYLYIVADLSTLRLTPEQPVPRLELPQGFTSSLERAVQIIQDAPKQGSAIWGASSKGVIYSLFLQRAGVAVDRVVDINPAKQGRYLPLSGVRVSSPQEAMDALPEGANLFVMNSNYLEEIKRMTGGRYVYHAVDSASFQ from the coding sequence ATGAAGCATGAGTTGTATCGGGTCGCTGACCTGCCGGTGCTGCAAAACCGCACCTTCGCCGACCCGGATTCGGCCCGGGCTTCTGCCAGCGCCGATATGGTCCTGGTGCAGGACGAACAGAGCGGGTTGATCTTCAACCAGGCCTTCGATGCCGACAAGCTCAGCTACGACGCCGACTACCAGAATGAGCAAGCGCATTCGGGGCAGTTCCAGAAGCACTTGAGCGATGTCGAAGGCATCATTGCCCGCCATTTCAAGGGTCAGGAACTGATCGAAGTCGGCTGCGGCAAAGGCTACTTTCTCGAACTGTTGAAGGGCCTGGGCTACGCCATCACCGGCATCGACCCGGCCTATGAAGGCAGCAACGCCGACGTGATCAAGGCGCCGTTCACGCGCGGCCTCGGCCTGGCGGCGGACGCCATCGTGCTGCGCCATGTTCTGGAACATATCCAGGACCCGGTGAGTTTTCTCGCCGAGATGGCCGAGGCCAATCAGGGCGGACAGATCTACATCGAAGTGCCGTGCTTCGACTGGATTCTGGAGCACCGCGCCTGGTTCGACCTGTTCTATGAGCACGTCAATTATTTCCGCCTCGATGACCTGCGCCGGATGTTCGGCACGGTGCTCGAGGCCGGTCACCTGTTTGGTAGCCAATACCTGTACATCGTGGCGGACCTGTCGACCCTGCGCCTGACCCCGGAACAACCGGTGCCGCGCCTTGAGTTGCCGCAGGGCTTCACCAGCAGCCTTGAGCGCGCGGTGCAGATTATCCAGGACGCCCCCAAACAAGGTTCGGCGATCTGGGGTGCCTCGTCCAAAGGCGTGATCTATTCGCTGTTCCTGCAACGGGCCGGTGTGGCGGTGGATCGCGTGGTGGACATCAACCCGGCCAAACAGGGGCGGTATCTGCCCTTGAGCGGCGTGCGGGTGTCCTCGCCGCAAGAGGCCATGGATGCGTTGCCCGAAGGCGCCAACCTGTTTGTGATGAACTCCAACTACCTCGAAGAAATCAAGCGGATGACCGGTGGACGTTACGTCTATCACGCCGTCGACAGCGCTTCGTTCCAGTGA
- a CDS encoding TIGR00180 family glycosyltransferase, producing the protein MQGKSVSEHMLPLNELLTVVLISHNRPAFLRRAVKYYGDLPCKVLVLDSATEPFKGELPDVEYRHVPQFAYSGFQAKIAYGVEQVTTPYMVLAADDDFIVHDALAESVDFLQANRDYGMCHGYCLMYLTFANSVSYYRRDKKVCEDYCSERPQDRVVEYMHQYLPPFYAVTRTSLMKSWYSLLPPGTSFQWQEIGHVYYMLACAKARILPTPYVVREINYGNSEHNTEVYHSLTYTDAKSVAERDAFAEFLASLPTGIKELDPVQAKAFVMESFDAMIDSLQTGRALTAELVFQSIWNNTLKAPDRLFGPKQYVEMPFYNQAFFDKLTQFEFMLHAMPAGRLQLEQLEGVWTRQEHLLSPRNNDTSESVVDRLWQAYDANAFNRTVVKRLVAQLELLGEDEEAESMRDWVARLDALSVVDHHLTFENMRSGRLLKWLEARSPDAEQAEAIARHLAMNGGGPHFGILLLDLDNDVEKLQVTLDSLLEGHCKAFKVVVFTTGEAPAATTAQNTLHFVRVTPGNFVEKLNQSARQSPCDWLLLAEAGDEFTPGGLLRASLELLSASDIRAVATDEIQRTDNGALVDVFRPGFNLDLLQSLPALMARHWLIRRDVLIEAGGYQPDFRKALEFDLLLRIIEAGGLSGLAHLDEPLLIAQAPVLEENADERLALLRHLGNRGYKAKITSATPGTYQVDYRHTERPLVSIIVPAGDDLALLQQCVQGVLLRTRYTRYEVLIAANPTQSAEVNDWLGTLQNAKVRVLYAEQTLSNVALYNAASQQAQGEYLVLLAADGEVVNPNWIESLLNHAQRPEVGIVGATLVDREGKVTQAGLILGMRGGVGSAFIGDRYDASNSYLQRLALDQNYSAVSQACLMVRKELFEALGGLDGQTFAEGLSDVDLCLKAGQAGYLTVWTPRVQVIHPGEVAQAPQVLDALREKWAAAFAQDQAYNANLALTGKGFALGDSAPINWAQLLA; encoded by the coding sequence ATGCAAGGCAAGTCCGTTTCTGAGCACATGTTGCCGTTGAATGAGCTGCTGACGGTGGTGTTGATTTCCCACAACCGTCCGGCTTTTTTGCGCAGGGCAGTGAAGTATTACGGTGACTTGCCTTGCAAAGTACTGGTGCTCGATTCCGCCACTGAACCTTTCAAGGGCGAACTGCCTGACGTCGAATACCGGCATGTGCCGCAATTCGCCTACAGCGGCTTCCAGGCCAAGATTGCCTATGGCGTGGAGCAAGTGACCACCCCGTACATGGTGCTGGCGGCCGACGATGACTTCATCGTGCACGACGCGCTGGCCGAGTCGGTGGACTTCCTGCAAGCGAACCGCGACTACGGCATGTGCCACGGCTATTGCCTGATGTACCTGACCTTCGCCAACAGCGTGAGCTACTACCGGCGCGACAAGAAAGTGTGCGAGGACTATTGCTCCGAGCGACCTCAGGATCGGGTCGTCGAGTACATGCACCAATACTTGCCGCCGTTTTACGCGGTGACCCGTACTTCGCTGATGAAATCCTGGTATTCGCTGCTGCCGCCGGGCACCAGTTTCCAGTGGCAGGAGATCGGTCACGTCTACTACATGCTGGCGTGCGCCAAGGCGCGGATCCTGCCAACCCCTTATGTGGTGCGTGAGATCAACTACGGCAACTCCGAACACAACACCGAGGTGTATCACTCGCTGACGTATACCGACGCCAAATCGGTGGCCGAGCGTGACGCCTTTGCCGAATTCCTGGCCTCGTTGCCAACCGGGATCAAGGAGCTCGACCCGGTACAGGCCAAAGCCTTCGTCATGGAAAGTTTCGACGCCATGATCGACAGCCTGCAAACCGGACGTGCCCTGACCGCGGAGTTGGTTTTCCAGTCCATCTGGAACAATACCCTCAAGGCACCCGATCGTCTTTTCGGGCCAAAACAGTACGTCGAAATGCCGTTCTACAATCAGGCGTTCTTCGACAAGTTGACCCAGTTCGAATTCATGCTTCATGCGATGCCGGCCGGTCGTCTTCAGCTCGAACAGCTTGAAGGCGTGTGGACTCGCCAGGAGCACTTGCTGAGCCCGCGCAACAACGATACGTCGGAAAGCGTGGTCGACCGTTTGTGGCAGGCCTACGACGCCAATGCGTTCAACCGTACGGTGGTCAAGCGCCTGGTGGCGCAACTGGAACTGCTGGGCGAGGACGAAGAAGCTGAATCGATGCGCGACTGGGTCGCACGCCTTGATGCGTTGTCGGTCGTGGATCATCACTTGACGTTTGAAAACATGCGTTCGGGTCGCCTGCTCAAGTGGCTGGAGGCCCGGTCGCCTGATGCCGAACAGGCCGAGGCGATTGCCCGACACTTGGCAATGAATGGTGGGGGGCCACACTTCGGCATCCTTTTGCTGGACCTGGATAACGATGTCGAGAAATTGCAGGTCACCCTCGACAGCTTGCTGGAAGGCCACTGCAAGGCCTTCAAAGTTGTGGTCTTCACCACCGGCGAAGCGCCTGCGGCCACCACGGCACAGAACACCCTGCACTTTGTCCGTGTGACGCCAGGCAACTTTGTCGAAAAACTGAATCAGAGCGCTCGTCAGTCGCCATGTGACTGGCTGCTGCTGGCCGAGGCCGGCGATGAGTTCACCCCGGGAGGTCTGTTGCGTGCCAGCCTGGAGCTGTTGTCCGCCAGTGACATCCGTGCGGTAGCGACCGATGAAATTCAGCGTACCGACAACGGCGCACTGGTGGATGTGTTTCGGCCGGGCTTCAACCTGGACCTGCTGCAAAGCCTGCCTGCCTTGATGGCTCGACACTGGTTGATCCGCCGCGACGTGTTGATCGAGGCGGGTGGTTACCAGCCCGATTTCAGAAAGGCCCTGGAATTCGATTTGCTGCTGCGCATCATCGAGGCGGGCGGCCTGAGCGGTCTGGCGCACCTCGACGAGCCATTGCTGATTGCACAGGCACCGGTGCTGGAAGAAAACGCCGACGAACGCCTCGCGTTGCTGCGTCATCTGGGCAACCGTGGCTACAAGGCCAAAATCACCTCGGCGACCCCTGGCACCTATCAGGTCGACTACCGTCACACCGAGCGTCCACTGGTCTCGATCATCGTTCCGGCCGGGGATGACCTAGCCCTGCTGCAGCAGTGTGTGCAAGGCGTGTTGCTGCGTACCCGCTACACCCGCTACGAAGTGCTGATTGCGGCGAATCCGACCCAGTCGGCCGAGGTCAACGATTGGCTGGGCACGCTACAGAACGCCAAGGTGCGCGTCCTGTATGCAGAGCAGACGCTGAGCAACGTAGCGTTGTACAACGCCGCGAGTCAGCAAGCGCAGGGTGAATACCTGGTGCTGCTGGCTGCTGACGGTGAAGTGGTCAATCCGAACTGGATCGAGTCGCTGCTCAACCATGCCCAGCGTCCTGAAGTGGGGATTGTCGGCGCCACGCTTGTCGATCGTGAAGGCAAGGTCACGCAAGCCGGTCTGATTCTGGGGATGCGTGGCGGAGTCGGTTCCGCGTTTATCGGCGACCGGTATGACGCCAGCAACAGCTACCTGCAGCGCTTGGCACTGGATCAGAACTATTCGGCGGTGTCGCAGGCTTGCCTGATGGTGCGCAAAGAATTGTTCGAGGCTTTGGGTGGCCTGGATGGCCAGACATTCGCTGAAGGCTTGAGCGACGTCGATCTGTGCCTCAAGGCCGGGCAGGCGGGTTATCTCACCGTGTGGACGCCGCGGGTTCAGGTGATTCATCCGGGCGAGGTGGCGCAGGCTCCTCAGGTGCTCGACGCCCTGCGGGAAAAATGGGCGGCCGCCTTCGCACAGGACCAGGCCTACAACGCCAATCTGGCGTTGACCGGCAAGGGTTTTGCCCTGGGTGACAGCGCTCCGATCAACTGGGCGCAGTTGCTCGCATAA
- the pseB gene encoding UDP-N-acetylglucosamine 4,6-dehydratase (inverting) — MFNGKSIFISGGTGSFGRNFIRRLLEQYQPKRVVVFSRDELKQYEMQQTFNAPCMRYFLGDVRDAERLRQAMRGIDYVVHAAALKQVPAAEYNPTECIRTNVNGAENIIAAAIDNGVKQVVALSTDKAASPINLYGATKLLSDKLFVAANNIAGEQQTRFAVVRYGNVAGSRGSVVPFFSKLINEGATELPITDERMTRFWITLDHGVQFVLDSFARMHGGEVFVPKIPSIRIVDLALGMAEHLPHKHVGIRPGEKLHELMVPLDDARMTLEFSDHYTIQPSIRFTSVDVDFAVDKLGEQGKPVSEDFEYRSDTNPQFLSVGQIADLHADLSA; from the coding sequence ATGTTCAACGGCAAATCGATTTTCATCTCCGGCGGCACCGGCTCGTTCGGGCGCAATTTCATCCGTCGCTTGCTGGAGCAATACCAGCCCAAGCGCGTGGTGGTGTTCTCTCGTGATGAGCTCAAGCAGTACGAGATGCAGCAGACGTTCAATGCCCCATGCATGCGCTATTTCCTGGGTGATGTGCGCGATGCCGAGCGTTTGCGCCAGGCCATGCGCGGCATCGATTACGTGGTGCATGCCGCGGCCCTCAAGCAAGTGCCAGCCGCCGAGTACAACCCGACCGAATGCATTCGGACTAACGTCAACGGCGCGGAAAACATCATCGCCGCGGCCATCGACAATGGCGTCAAACAAGTCGTCGCGTTGTCCACCGACAAGGCGGCCAGCCCGATCAACCTGTACGGCGCGACCAAGCTGCTGTCGGACAAACTGTTCGTGGCCGCCAACAACATTGCCGGCGAACAGCAAACCCGCTTTGCCGTGGTGCGCTACGGCAACGTCGCCGGTTCGCGGGGCTCGGTGGTGCCGTTCTTCAGCAAGCTGATCAACGAAGGCGCCACCGAACTGCCGATCACTGACGAACGCATGACGCGCTTCTGGATCACCCTCGATCACGGCGTGCAATTCGTGCTCGACAGCTTTGCGCGGATGCACGGTGGTGAAGTGTTCGTGCCCAAGATCCCGTCGATCCGCATTGTCGATCTGGCGCTGGGCATGGCCGAGCACTTGCCGCACAAGCACGTGGGGATACGCCCCGGGGAAAAGCTCCACGAGTTGATGGTGCCGCTGGACGATGCACGGATGACTCTGGAATTTTCCGATCACTACACGATCCAGCCGTCGATCCGCTTCACCAGCGTCGACGTGGATTTTGCCGTGGACAAGCTGGGCGAGCAGGGCAAGCCAGTGAGTGAGGACTTCGAGTACCGCTCCGACACCAATCCGCAGTTCTTGTCAGTCGGGCAGATCGCCGATCTGCACGCGGACTTGTCGGCATGA
- a CDS encoding NAD-dependent epimerase/dehydratase family protein → MKVLVTGATGFVGRHLVAALLARGCEVRAVARNAETAATMPWIDAVEFIAADIHTDDLDIAALIADIDALAHLAWPGLPNYQALFHFEHNLMADYRFIKGAVEAGVSQVLVTGTCFEYGMQSGPLSEQATPQPSNPYGLAKNTLRLFLENLQRVQPFTLQWARLFYLHGEGQNPNSLLAALDRAIDAGDDTFNMSAGEQLRDYLAIDIAADYLAAILQQREFNGLINCSSGQPVSVRALVEQRLRARGASIRLNLGHYPYPTHEPMAFWGVADRLQQLLGGNHEA, encoded by the coding sequence GTGAAAGTGCTTGTGACCGGGGCCACCGGCTTCGTCGGCCGTCATTTGGTCGCCGCCTTGCTCGCCCGTGGCTGCGAAGTCCGGGCAGTGGCGCGCAACGCCGAGACCGCCGCGACGATGCCGTGGATCGATGCCGTGGAGTTCATTGCGGCGGACATTCACACCGACGATCTGGACATTGCCGCGCTGATCGCGGACATCGATGCCCTGGCGCATCTGGCGTGGCCAGGGCTGCCGAACTATCAGGCGCTGTTCCATTTCGAGCACAACCTGATGGCCGATTACCGGTTCATCAAGGGCGCGGTCGAGGCGGGCGTGTCGCAAGTACTGGTGACTGGAACCTGTTTCGAATACGGCATGCAAAGCGGGCCGCTCAGCGAGCAGGCCACGCCGCAGCCGAGCAATCCTTATGGGTTGGCCAAAAACACCCTGCGGCTGTTTCTGGAAAATTTGCAGCGGGTCCAGCCGTTCACCCTGCAATGGGCGCGGCTGTTCTACCTACACGGCGAAGGCCAGAACCCCAACAGTTTGCTGGCAGCACTGGATCGGGCAATCGATGCTGGCGACGACACGTTCAACATGTCGGCGGGCGAGCAGTTGCGCGATTACCTGGCCATCGACATCGCCGCCGATTACCTGGCAGCGATCCTGCAGCAGCGGGAATTCAATGGGCTGATCAATTGTTCCAGCGGCCAGCCGGTGTCGGTGCGGGCGCTGGTCGAGCAGCGATTGCGCGCACGTGGCGCATCGATCCGTTTGAACCTCGGTCATTACCCTTACCCGACCCACGAACCGATGGCGTTCTGGGGCGTGGCGGACCGTTTGCAACAACTGCTGGGAGGCAATCATGAAGCATGA
- a CDS encoding cephalosporin hydroxylase family protein — protein sequence MTDNTINKAFEAECQAEIARQGDDQKLTGLARDFFNESAKHKYSYHFSWMGRPIIQLPQDMMAMQEIIWQVKPDLVIECGIAHGGSIIYYASLLELQGHGEVLGIDLDIRPHNREAIESHPMSKRIKMIEGSSIDPAIAAQVRAAAEGKKVILVLDSNHTHDHVLEELRLYAPLVSVDSYCVVMDTVVEDMPADFFPDRPWGPGDNPKTAVWKYLEENKDFEIDQQMQNKLLLTVAPDGYLRRVR from the coding sequence ATGACCGACAACACCATCAATAAAGCCTTCGAAGCCGAGTGCCAGGCAGAAATCGCGCGTCAGGGCGATGATCAGAAACTGACCGGCCTGGCCCGGGATTTCTTCAACGAATCGGCCAAGCACAAGTACAGCTACCACTTCTCGTGGATGGGCCGTCCGATCATCCAGTTGCCGCAAGACATGATGGCGATGCAAGAGATCATCTGGCAGGTCAAGCCAGACCTGGTGATCGAATGCGGCATCGCCCATGGCGGTTCGATCATCTACTACGCCTCCTTGCTGGAGCTGCAAGGCCACGGTGAAGTGCTGGGCATCGACCTGGACATTCGCCCGCACAACCGCGAAGCCATCGAAAGCCACCCGATGAGCAAGCGCATCAAGATGATCGAGGGTTCGAGCATCGACCCGGCGATCGCTGCCCAGGTTCGTGCTGCGGCCGAAGGCAAGAAAGTCATTCTGGTGCTCGACTCCAACCACACCCACGACCACGTGCTGGAAGAGCTGCGCCTCTACGCGCCACTGGTGTCGGTGGACAGCTACTGCGTGGTCATGGACACCGTGGTCGAAGACATGCCGGCCGACTTCTTCCCGGACCGTCCATGGGGCCCGGGCGACAACCCGAAAACCGCGGTGTGGAAATACCTTGAAGAGAACAAGGATTTCGAGATTGACCAGCAGATGCAAAACAAACTGCTGCTCACCGTTGCACCGGACGGCTACCTGCGTCGCGTTCGTTAA
- a CDS encoding class I SAM-dependent methyltransferase, whose amino-acid sequence MNCRGCGTPLALPLIDLGTSPPSNAYVRADQLEQAEQWVPLKVAVCQQCWLVQTEDYTSADSLFDAEYAYFSSFSSTWLAHAERYVAEMVERFGLDADSRVVEIAANDGYLLQYVAGRGIPCLGVEPTRSTAQAAREKGLQIRELFFGRDTAAQLVSEGWSADLMAANNVLAHVPDINDFLGGFATLLKPTGVATFEFPQLLTLMAGQQFDTLYHEHYSYLSLTAVQTLCERNGLEVFDVSQLSTHGGSLRVFVQRIDGIRRDVQPAVAQQLQAELEAGVKTPEYYATLAPAAERIKHELLRFLLQAKADGKRVVGYGAAAKGNTLLNYAGVKPDLLAWVADANPHKQGKYLPGSRIPIVSPAQIDIEKPDYVLVLPWNLLHEVSQQLAQVRQWGARFVIAVPELTVL is encoded by the coding sequence ATGAATTGCCGTGGTTGCGGTACTCCTCTGGCTTTGCCGCTGATTGACCTCGGCACGTCGCCGCCGTCTAACGCTTATGTGCGTGCCGATCAGCTGGAGCAAGCCGAACAATGGGTGCCGCTGAAGGTTGCGGTATGTCAGCAGTGCTGGCTGGTGCAGACCGAGGATTACACCAGCGCCGACAGCCTGTTCGATGCCGAGTATGCGTATTTCAGTTCGTTCTCCAGCACCTGGCTGGCCCATGCCGAGCGGTATGTGGCCGAGATGGTCGAGCGCTTCGGCCTGGACGCTGACAGTCGCGTGGTGGAAATCGCCGCCAATGACGGCTACCTGTTGCAGTACGTCGCCGGGCGTGGCATCCCTTGCCTGGGTGTCGAGCCGACTCGCAGCACCGCGCAAGCGGCCCGGGAAAAAGGCCTGCAAATTCGTGAACTGTTCTTTGGCCGTGACACCGCTGCGCAATTGGTCAGCGAAGGCTGGTCGGCAGACCTGATGGCCGCCAACAACGTGTTGGCCCACGTGCCGGACATCAATGATTTCCTCGGCGGTTTTGCGACCTTGCTCAAGCCGACCGGCGTGGCCACGTTCGAATTTCCGCAGCTGCTGACGCTGATGGCCGGGCAGCAGTTCGACACGCTCTATCATGAGCACTATTCCTACCTGTCGCTGACCGCCGTGCAGACCTTGTGCGAGCGCAACGGCCTGGAAGTGTTCGACGTCAGTCAGTTGTCGACCCACGGTGGCTCGCTGCGTGTGTTCGTCCAGCGCATTGATGGTATTCGCCGCGACGTGCAGCCGGCGGTTGCTCAACAGCTGCAAGCCGAACTCGAAGCCGGAGTGAAAACCCCCGAATATTACGCGACCCTCGCGCCGGCCGCCGAACGCATCAAGCACGAACTGCTACGTTTCCTGTTGCAGGCCAAGGCCGATGGCAAGCGGGTGGTCGGTTACGGCGCCGCGGCCAAGGGCAACACCTTGCTCAACTATGCCGGGGTCAAGCCCGACCTGCTGGCGTGGGTGGCCGACGCCAATCCGCACAAGCAGGGCAAGTACTTGCCGGGCAGTCGTATTCCAATCGTGTCGCCTGCGCAGATCGATATCGAGAAACCGGACTACGTGCTGGTCCTGCCCTGGAACTTGCTGCACGAAGTCAGTCAGCAACTGGCGCAGGTACGTCAGTGGGGCGCTCGCTTCGTGATCGCCGTGCCCGAGTTGACCGTCCTGTGA
- the rfbG gene encoding CDP-glucose 4,6-dehydratase: MEAMGLSPEFWRGKRVLVTGHTGFKGSWLTLWLQSLGAEVVGFSLDPSTEPSLFELARVHEGINDQRGDLRDLGTLLEIIAETEPEIVLHLAAQPLVREGYRDPLGTYSSNVMGTLNLLEAIRQVGCVRACVLVTTDKVYANQEWLWPYREDEALGGHDPYSSSKACCELLAQSYAASFFPAEKHAEHGLALATARAGNVLGGGDFAPERLIPDVLKAWSADEPVTLRYPQAVRPWQHALEPLAGYLQLAAGLYEQGPAFAGAWNFGPSEADMCSVGEVVELLASRWPQARGLRIEPSDLHEAGLLRLDSSRARQLLAWQPRWSLQECLTHTLDWHLAWQNGNDMRAVTLGQLNQYRGAL; the protein is encoded by the coding sequence ATGGAAGCAATGGGACTGAGTCCGGAGTTCTGGCGCGGCAAGCGGGTTCTGGTCACCGGGCACACCGGTTTCAAGGGCAGTTGGTTGACGCTGTGGCTGCAAAGCCTGGGAGCCGAGGTCGTTGGGTTCTCCCTTGACCCGTCCACCGAACCGAGCCTGTTCGAATTGGCACGGGTGCACGAAGGCATCAACGATCAGCGCGGTGACCTGCGTGACTTGGGGACGCTGCTTGAAATCATCGCCGAGACCGAGCCAGAGATTGTCTTGCACCTGGCGGCCCAGCCGCTGGTGCGTGAAGGTTATCGCGACCCGCTGGGCACCTATTCCAGCAACGTCATGGGCACCCTGAATCTGCTTGAAGCGATTCGTCAGGTCGGCTGCGTGCGTGCCTGCGTGCTGGTGACCACCGACAAGGTCTACGCCAATCAGGAATGGCTGTGGCCGTACCGCGAAGACGAAGCCCTCGGTGGACACGATCCTTACAGCAGCAGCAAAGCCTGCTGCGAATTGTTGGCGCAGTCTTACGCCGCCTCGTTCTTCCCGGCCGAGAAGCATGCCGAGCACGGTCTGGCATTGGCCACGGCGCGCGCCGGTAACGTGCTGGGCGGTGGTGATTTTGCACCGGAGCGACTGATTCCCGATGTGCTCAAGGCGTGGTCCGCCGACGAACCGGTGACCCTGCGTTACCCGCAAGCCGTGCGCCCGTGGCAACACGCGCTGGAACCGCTGGCCGGTTACCTGCAACTGGCCGCCGGCCTCTATGAACAAGGTCCGGCGTTTGCCGGTGCGTGGAACTTCGGCCCGAGCGAAGCGGACATGTGCAGCGTCGGCGAAGTCGTCGAATTGCTCGCCAGCCGCTGGCCGCAGGCCCGTGGTTTGCGCATCGAGCCGAGTGATTTGCATGAAGCCGGCCTGCTGCGCCTGGACAGCAGCCGCGCCCGTCAACTGTTGGCGTGGCAGCCGCGCTGGTCGTTGCAAGAGTGCCTGACCCACACGCTCGACTGGCACTTGGCGTGGCAGAACGGCAATGACATGCGCGCCGTAACGCTGGGCCAGTTGAACCAGTACCGAGGCGCGCTGTGA
- a CDS encoding dTDP-4-dehydrorhamnose 3,5-epimerase family protein, whose amino-acid sequence MSEFLLQPLPLAGLFSVQHKRFEDERGHFARLFCEGSLSAFGEPFHIRQINHSCTRERGSVRGLHYQNASAPEAKLITCLRGEVWDVAVDLRPGSETFLHWHAEHLRAGDGRSLLIPAGFAHGFQTLTDDAELLYLHSADYTPVHEGGLSVNDPRLAIAWPLPVNNLSARDSSHPLLDDHFAGVRV is encoded by the coding sequence GTGAGTGAGTTTCTGTTGCAGCCGTTGCCCCTGGCCGGACTGTTCAGCGTGCAGCACAAACGCTTTGAAGATGAGCGCGGGCATTTCGCGCGGCTGTTCTGCGAAGGCAGCCTGAGTGCGTTTGGCGAGCCGTTTCATATCCGCCAGATCAACCACTCTTGCACCCGCGAGCGCGGCAGCGTGCGTGGCCTGCATTACCAGAATGCCAGCGCGCCGGAAGCCAAGTTGATCACCTGCCTGCGCGGTGAAGTCTGGGACGTGGCAGTTGATTTGCGCCCCGGCTCCGAAACCTTCCTGCACTGGCACGCCGAACACCTGCGTGCCGGCGACGGTCGCAGCCTGCTGATCCCGGCCGGGTTCGCCCACGGTTTCCAGACCCTGACCGACGACGCCGAGTTGCTTTACCTGCACAGCGCGGACTACACGCCGGTGCACGAGGGTGGTTTGAGCGTGAACGATCCGCGGCTGGCGATTGCCTGGCCGTTGCCTGTCAATAATCTGTCGGCGCGGGATTCCAGCCATCCCTTGCTCGATGACCACTTCGCTGGAGTGCGTGTATGA